The Pseudanabaena yagii GIHE-NHR1 genome segment TCTCCAATCAACAGGTGATATTATCTTTTTCCTTGATGCCGATGATTTTTATCATCCACAATATCTGGAAATAGCTCTAAATATATATAGAGAGAATCCAAACTGTGGCTTCCTTTACTGTCAAATGGGGATTTTTAGTAAAGGTAAAGAGAACTATCAAGCACCCACCGAAGTCCAAATCTCTCAATATCAGAACTATCTTAACGACCGTGGATATTCGATAATTCTAGCTATGGAAATGCAGAGATTTGTGGGTAGTCCTTCTTCTGGGAACTCTATGCAGCGTAAATATTTAAGTGATATGTTACCCTGCACTTGCATAGGAAATTATCGAATATGGGCAGATACATATTTTGTTATTGCCTCGTCGATATTAGGGGCACATAAGTTCTTGATCAATCTGCCATTAGTCGCCTATAGAGTACATGACAAAAATATTTTTTATAGCAATTCGATTACAAGGGATCGATTTAAAGTCTATCAAGATCAACTAGCGACAGTCCAATTTATTACATTTCTGAGCCAGAAAATGAACTATAACCGTCTCCTATTAGCTAGAAATGCTCCCTATGAATTTAAAACTATTGACTCTCCAAACTGGGATTTATTCTTCGATTATTTAAAAATAATGCTGCGAACTCCAGCAAGTGTTCCATTTACACCTAATGGAAGATTAAGTAAATTGCATGGATTTGCTGTGATGTTAAAACATATTCTATCTTTTCAAAAATCTTCAAAACGCTAGTTATATTAACTCACCTTACGCAGATGGAAAATTTGTCCTCACCCCCCAGCCCCCTCTCCCGCAAGGCGAGGGCAGGGTGGTTTCATTTTCGGAAAAGCAAGCAGGAAGGGAGAAGCAGAAAATTTAGAAGGAGGAAATCAGTAAGAATAAGAGCAGGAGAGAATATCAAAAACTTGATGAACCTGATTCGCGAGAACCCGTTGCCCCTGAGGAATCGTCCGAAAGCCAAGGCGACGAACAGTGGTCATGATAAAACAGTGAATAATTGCCCAAATAGTAGGAGCATTACCACCACGACGTAACCCCGTATCCTCTTGAAAAAGGACATCGCGCACCCAATGTAAGCGATTTTCAATGCCCCAGTGTAGGCGAATCGGGTCAAGAAACTGAGCCGCCTTGAGAGACAAGTCAGAAATATAACCAACTGATTCGACAAAAGGCTTGTCATCACGCCAGCCCTCGCGTTCCACATAAATCAAAGACTGTAGAGACGACCATTGTTTACGTAGGTGAGTCGGCGCAGGATAAACCCAAACGCGACGGCGCACTTGACGGCTATGAGATTTGTCAAACTCTTCAGCATAGCTAAGGGCTTCCGTGGTTTGATGTAAGTTATCCAAAATCTTGAGCAAATTCGGTTGATTATTTTTGAGCGCAATCAAATAATGCTGTTCCTGTTCAACAATTAATTTCACCGTATCTTTTTGGCAATGTAAGGCATCTAGGGTGAAAGAGGCTTTCTGCCCTTGTAAAGAGGTAATCACTTGTTTAACGACTTCGATTTCACTAATTTGTTTGTTTTCGGATACGGCAAGGGCTATTACTTCTCCCGTTTCATGGGTAAAGGCTGATACGGTACTGGTAAAGTTTTGCCTAGAATCAGTCTGATTGGAGACAGTACATTTGATGCTTTTTCCGTCCATCGCCAGCCATTGCCCTGATTCGCCTGTATAGCTATTTCTACACCACTCGTTAAATAGTTTAACTATTGGCTCAATTTCTACTCCTTGAATGACACGACGAAAGGTCGAATATGACGGGATTCGACTCTCTGGTGCTAGCTCTAGCCTTGTTTGTAGGGTTTGCCAATGTTTCTCACAGAAATCTGCTAAGGGTCGATATCCGTGATAATTACACAATACTCCCAGCAAGGTTAAGCACATGACTAGCCATAGTGGATGTCGCTTACCTTTACTTTTCCGATGGTCTGGGATCTGCTTTAATTGTTCTATAAAGTTCATGGTCTGGTTTTGCTTTTTGTTTAGCTCTTAACAGACCATTTTTTACTATTTTGGCTTTGCTGTTTTTCTGTAATCCCTTCTCACTATCACTTCCCGAAAATGAAACCACCCTGCTCTCCCGCAAGGCGAGGGGGAGAAAGATTTAATTATTTTCTTGTTCCCCTCTCCTGCGGGAGAGGGGCTAGGGGTGAGGGCTTTACTAACCTTCTGCGTAAGATGACATATTAAGTCGCCCGCGTAGCGGGCGACTTAATATATATCTGATGGTTACTCTTGCGTAAATTACCTAGCGCTCATGAATGGGAATATAGGTGACATCATGCAAGCCTGTATACATTTGAGTTGGGCGGAAGAGTCGGTTATCGGAAAGTTGTTCTTTCCAATGAGCTAGCCATCCCGGTACACGAGCGATCGCAAAAATAGTCGTAAACAAATTACTAGGAATGCCCAGTTTCTTGTAAATCAATCCTGAATAGAAATCGACATTGGGGTGAATTCCCTTACTGGCAAGCTTGTCATAGGCTTGTTTTTCTAGTTCTAGGGCAATGTCGTAGTAAGGATCATGACCGAATTTATCAAACAGTTCATGGACTAAGTCCTGAAGTACGATCGCTCTAGGGTCTTTGACCTTATAAACCCGATGTCCAAAGCCCATGAGCTTTTCTTTGCGCTCAATTTTGCGTTCTAAATATGTGGTCACATTGTCCACTGAGCCGATTTCTTCAAGCATTAACATCACCTGCTCATTTGCGCCACCATGCAAAGGACCAGCTAAAGTCCCGATCGCGGAAGTCATCACTGCATAGGGATCTGTCAAAGTCGATGCTGTCACCAAAGCCGCAAAGGTTGACGCATTGACCGTATGTTCAGCATGGAGAGTTAAACACACATCAAAAATACGAGCCGCAAGTGGATCGGGAATCTTCTCATTCAACATATAGAGGAAGTTGGACACATAATCCAAATCATCGCGAGGCATCACAGGATCATTACCTTGGCGCATCATATGAAAAGCCGCCACCATCGTTGGCACTTTTGCCAATAGACGTACCGTTGCTTGGTAGATATAGTCGAGATCGTGGAAATTTCCCAAAGGATAAAACATCCCTAGAGCGGCAACACTAGTTTGTAGTGCGTCCATAGGGTGAGCATTATCTGGAAACGACTTAATCATGTCGCGAATACGATATTTGATTCTTCGTCTATGGGTAATATCGTGTTCAAATTCATTTAGTTGAATGGCTTTGGGTAAGTCACCGAAGATTAATAAGTAACTGGTTTCAAGGAAATTACTATACTTGCAAAGATCCTCGATACGGATGCCCCGATATTCGAGCAAACCTGACTGTCCATCAACATAACTTATGTTTGATTGGGTTGCAGGAACTCCTTCTAAACCAGGCTTATATTCTCCGATTGCCATATATTAGCTACCTTACAAGATTGATTTTATTGATTTCTGTGATTATTTTATCTCTATAGCCTTTTCCAGTCTATTTTAAAGTACAGGTTTGGCTTCTCGCCGTTGCCCGTTTGAAAAGCGCTATATCTATGTAGTTTATGATTATGCACCTAGCGCCGTAAGAATGTACAACAGGATGCATATCGCTATATTTTGCTTATCTAAAGTCATTCTTTAGGTATTGCTAAAGATGACAGGATTTTAGAGCTTAGGATAATAGCGCCAAAGTATTTCCCATCCTAGCGGTTTGATTAATTTACGGGCTGATCTGAAGTTTCTGATTGCCATGCATATTTGCGGGTTGCTCAATTCCGCACAATTGCTACGTCCTAAATTATTGGGGCTTTTAAGTTAGCAAGGCTTAATTAAATGTGAGATGCCTTAAGTACAACGTAGCGCATTAATTTTAGGAGTCAATTATGGGTTCTGCGATCGCTATCCTGTCCTAAGTTTAATTCCAACAACTGACTTAAAAATTGGTATGAGCGTAAGCAAGGCTCACGCTCATACCAATTGAAATTAAGGGTTTAAATAGGCGATAGATTGTCACTATCTAGTTTTTTATTGAAATGGGTTGTTGCCATATTTGCCGAATAGAGAAGCTTCACCCTTAATGACGGCTTTACCGAGGTTAAAAGCTGCCCAGAAAACTACCAAGACAATAGGTCCTAATACGACTAATATTCTCCAATCCATGTGCTTACACCTAAAAATTAAATAGAATTAAATAGAAATTGCTTTTAGCCCCTATTATGACAGTAAAACTGTCCAAAAAGGTAGAGGTCTAGGGGCTTACCCAGCTACTTTGTCAGCTTTGTTTGACTAAGTAGCTGACCATAATTAAAAATCAAATTTAAGTCCTATAGCGCAGTTACAGATTGTGCTACAGGGCTTTTGGCTTTGTATTTAATTGCGCCTAGCTACTTAGTTCGTGATATATGTCATCTGTCTAGTTTTAAATTTTTATGGAATACTGGCAGGCTTTTGTTTTGGGGATTGTGCAAGGACTAACTGAGTTCTTGCCGATTAGTAGCTCAGCACATCTCAAGGTTGTCCCCGCACTTTTTCACTGGAATGATGCTGGTGTGTCCTTTGATGCTGTCATTCAACTGGGAAGTATTGTGGCGGTAGTTAGCTATTTTTGGAAAGATCTCAGTAATATTACGCTGGGTAGTATTGAGGCTATTCGCAAGAAGCAATACAAATCACAGGAATTTAAGCTAGCTATAGCGATCGCCTTAGGTACAATTCCCATTTTGTTTGGCGGCTTGCTGATTAAAGTTTTTATCAAAGACTATGACAACTCACCTTTACGGAGTTTGACCGCGATCGCGATCGCCTCAATTGTGATGTCTAGCCTACTCGCACTAGCCGAAGTGTTTGGTCAAAGAGGCGATCAACAAGAAAAGCGCCATTTTCATAGAGTCCGCGTCATTGATGGCATCTTAATGGGATTAGCTCAGGCGATGGCACTTGTTCCCGGTGTATCACGCTCTGGTTCTACGTTGACAGCAGGTTTGTTTTTGGGATTAGATCGGGTTGCTGCGACCAGATTTTCATTTTTGTTAGGAATTCCTGCAATTACGATCGCAGGTTTAGTGGAGTTACTGAGCATTGTCAAAAAAGGTTTTGATGTTGGTGCTGGACAATTAGCGGTTGGACTCATCTCTTCGGTAATTTTCTCGTACCTCGCGATCGCATGGCTTTTGAAATTTTTTCAAACCCATACTACATGGGTATTTGTCGGCTATCGATTAGTCTTTGGGGCGTTATTACTCACAGGTGTAGGCTTAGGCTGGTTTAAATAAAAAAAGAGAGTTGCGGCGCGAAGCGCCGCAACTCTCTTTTTCAGGAAATAAGCAAATAAATTTTCACTTCGCGAAAATTTATTTGCTTATTTCCTGTATAGTTATAGATCGCACGATCTTTCATGCTCGGATCGGGTTATTTGCAAAATTGATGAAGTCCTTTTGTCAATACCTGTACGGCATCTACTAAATATTTAAACACCATGAGTTACGCAATCATTGAAACAGGCGGTAAGCAGTATCGCGTCGAAGTCGGCAGATTTTATGACGTTGAATTACTAAGCGCCGAACCAGACAGTAAATTGACTATTGATAAGGTTTTACTTGCCAACTTAGATGGCGACATCTCTATCGGTCAGCCCCTAGTTGATAATGCAACTGTTGAAGTTACTGTGCTGCGCCATTTTAAGGCAAAAAAAGTAATCGTTTATAAAATGCGTCCCAAGAAAAAGACTCGCAGAAAGAACGGTCACCGCCAGCCCCAAACTCGCATTATGGTTGAAGCGATCAACCTAAGTGGTAAGGCTGCTTAATCAAAAAGAAAAGTCACGAAGTGACTTTTCTTTTTGGCGCTTTTTAAGAGAGTTACAAATGTTTGTTTCCCTACCGAAAACAGGGAAACAACCCTGTAATTCACTGGTCTAAGAAACGCTATATTCGTCTTTTAATCATTAAGAGGATCAAAAACAAATGGCACATAAGAAAGGTACGGGTAGTACAAGAAACGGTCGTGACTCTAATGCTAAGCGCCTTGGTGTAAAGCGTTATGGTGGTCAAGTAGTTAAGGCTGGTAGCATTCTTGTGCGTCAGCGTGGTACTAAGTTCCATCCTGGTAATAATGTTGGTCGCGGTAGCGATGATACTCTATACGCAACCGTTGACGGTGTTGTTACCTTTGAGCGCTTTGGTAAGACCCGCCAAAAGATCAGTGTTTATGCACCTGTAGCAGTTGCATAAGACATTTGAAACGGTCTTTGATAGAGGGTTTGCGTAGCAAACCCTCTATCAAAGACCAAAAGTAAAAGCCTTGCTACGCAAGGCTTTTACTTTTGGTCTTTTAAAATTTGCCAGCTTATCCCGAACTGACGTTAAGTAATGAAAGCGGCGCATTGTGTTCGCATTTTTGTTCATAAAAAAGCAGCGCATTGCGCTGATTTTTTATTGGTTTTGATTATTTTTGAGTGATTCGTATTGCTGCAAAATATTTTTGAGCTTGTCGATCTGGATAGGTTTACTAATATAGTCATTCATCCCTGCTTGCCGACAGATATCTTGATCGTCATGGGTAGCATTGGCAGTTACGGCAATTATCGCTATGGGAGGAAGTTGGGATTCGAGTTCTTGATTACGAATATATTGTGTTGCTTCTAAACCGTCCATTTCGGGCATTTGAATATCCATCAGGATCAGATCGTAGGACTTATTAGCGATCGCCTCGATTACTGCTTGTCCATTTTCGACAACATCAGCTTGATATCCCAAATGCTTGAGTACGCGCAAAGCCACCTTTTGATTGACAAGGTTATCTTCAGCTAACAGGATGCTCAAGGGAGTCGCTACTGATGATGGCGGAGACGGATTGCTAAGATTGGCGTTATGAGGATTGTAATTTGGAGCTTCGTTGCTAGATACAGATTGATCGAGATTCCCTAAAGTATCCATAACTTATGGTGGGTGTTATTTAGTTGCCATATGCTCTTAGCCATGAGATGCGATCGCCTATCAGTTAACCCATGATTTGTGGTACGCGGAAAAAGTCTTCATCGCGATCAGGGGCACAATCTAGTAAGATTTCGCGCTCGGTAAATGGTTGCAATATATCAGGACGAGTCACATTAACCGTATTCACTGCTCTGGTGGTTGGCTCAACCCCTTCAAGTAAGGGATCAAGTTCATTAAGCTGTTGGAAATAGTCCAAAATGCTATCTAGTTGCTTTGTGAAGGAAATTTCTTCAGCTTCAGTTAGCTGTAAACGTCCCAAATGGGCAACGTGACGCACTTGTTCTCTATCAATCATAATTACTATCTAAATTTGGACAAATTTTATTTACTTAATATTTATCAGTCTGAAATCGCGCATTCTAGAAGAAAAGATTTATATCTGCTCGACCAGTAGTTTTGAGCCAGTTTTGAGCTTCGATGTAGTTATTGGGGGCAAGACGGATTGCTCTTACCCAATGCTCGGCAGCTATATTGAAATATTCTTCCGCCTGTTCTTCATCTTGAGCATTTTCCCCTTTGTGGTGATAAATCACGGCGACATTATTTAGAGCTTGGGGCATCCGAGGATTAAGATCGATCGCCTCTGCATAGTATTCAAGAGCTTTGTCATGTTCACCATTACTGGCATGAATTAAGCCCATGTTGTAGTAGATATAGCTGCGATCGTAGGCATTCTCTTCAAGTTTCAGGGCTTCTTCATAGTTGCTTAAAGCTTCGGCATATTCACCATCACCCTGAGCCGACATACCATCACGGTAATAGGCAAATGCTTCTTTTTCTTTCTGACTGGCAGGAAAGAGTTTTAAAATCGTGTCGGCAATAACGGTAAAGGTTTGATCGACGAAGTTGTCATTACGTTGCGATCTAGGCATAGTTCTTTATATATTTGCAATTCTATTTGCAGTCAGTTATTAATCAGCATATCAAATAAAGCCATAGGGGCAATTTACGAATTGTCTCTATGGCTGTTAGTTTATAGCAATTTCCAAAATATGAGTTGCGGTGCTTTGTACCGCAACTCATATTTTGGAATTAAGCAAAATTTGGAATTATAGCTGTCGCCATTCAAAAAACAACTAGTGTAAGGCGGCGCGAAGCGCCGCCTTACACTAGTGACTATAGCTATAACAAACCTGCGGTGCACGCTGCACGTGTGCCGCAGGTTTTGTTAGCAACCAGTTACTTAGCTAGAGGCGCTTGTATAAAATCTCAAAGCAAATTGCCAAAATTTATTAGAAGCATAGAGCAAGGCGATCGCTAAAAACATCGAGCCAAACGTCCATATAGCTTCGCCTCGACCTAACAGAGCTTCCGCAGGGACTGTAGTCAAAAAGGCGATCGGCACAACAAAAGTAAAAAAGAAACGGTAAGAGGCAGGGTAGGCAGCCATCGGATATCTACCTGATTCCATTAAGCCCCGTAACACTTCCGTAACGTTATAAATTTTTACAAACCAAATGCTCGTTGCTCCTAGCATAAACCAGATGCTGTAGAGACTAATAAACCCAAAGGTTAGGGGAATTAGGCTGAAAAGATAATTGCTTAAACCTAGACCGAGCTT includes the following:
- a CDS encoding undecaprenyl-diphosphate phosphatase, with translation MEYWQAFVLGIVQGLTEFLPISSSAHLKVVPALFHWNDAGVSFDAVIQLGSIVAVVSYFWKDLSNITLGSIEAIRKKQYKSQEFKLAIAIALGTIPILFGGLLIKVFIKDYDNSPLRSLTAIAIASIVMSSLLALAEVFGQRGDQQEKRHFHRVRVIDGILMGLAQAMALVPGVSRSGSTLTAGLFLGLDRVAATRFSFLLGIPAITIAGLVELLSIVKKGFDVGAGQLAVGLISSVIFSYLAIAWLLKFFQTHTTWVFVGYRLVFGALLLTGVGLGWFK
- a CDS encoding ISAs1 family transposase, producing the protein MNFIEQLKQIPDHRKSKGKRHPLWLVMCLTLLGVLCNYHGYRPLADFCEKHWQTLQTRLELAPESRIPSYSTFRRVIQGVEIEPIVKLFNEWCRNSYTGESGQWLAMDGKSIKCTVSNQTDSRQNFTSTVSAFTHETGEVIALAVSENKQISEIEVVKQVITSLQGQKASFTLDALHCQKDTVKLIVEQEQHYLIALKNNQPNLLKILDNLHQTTEALSYAEEFDKSHSRQVRRRVWVYPAPTHLRKQWSSLQSLIYVEREGWRDDKPFVESVGYISDLSLKAAQFLDPIRLHWGIENRLHWVRDVLFQEDTGLRRGGNAPTIWAIIHCFIMTTVRRLGFRTIPQGQRVLANQVHQVFDILSCSYSY
- a CDS encoding response regulator: MDTLGNLDQSVSSNEAPNYNPHNANLSNPSPPSSVATPLSILLAEDNLVNQKVALRVLKHLGYQADVVENGQAVIEAIANKSYDLILMDIQMPEMDGLEATQYIRNQELESQLPPIAIIAVTANATHDDQDICRQAGMNDYISKPIQIDKLKNILQQYESLKNNQNQ
- a CDS encoding photosystem II protein Y, whose protein sequence is MDWRILVVLGPIVLVVFWAAFNLGKAVIKGEASLFGKYGNNPFQ
- the rpmA gene encoding 50S ribosomal protein L27 produces the protein MAHKKGTGSTRNGRDSNAKRLGVKRYGGQVVKAGSILVRQRGTKFHPGNNVGRGSDDTLYATVDGVVTFERFGKTRQKISVYAPVAVA
- a CDS encoding citrate synthase, which produces MAIGEYKPGLEGVPATQSNISYVDGQSGLLEYRGIRIEDLCKYSNFLETSYLLIFGDLPKAIQLNEFEHDITHRRRIKYRIRDMIKSFPDNAHPMDALQTSVAALGMFYPLGNFHDLDYIYQATVRLLAKVPTMVAAFHMMRQGNDPVMPRDDLDYVSNFLYMLNEKIPDPLAARIFDVCLTLHAEHTVNASTFAALVTASTLTDPYAVMTSAIGTLAGPLHGGANEQVMLMLEEIGSVDNVTTYLERKIERKEKLMGFGHRVYKVKDPRAIVLQDLVHELFDKFGHDPYYDIALELEKQAYDKLASKGIHPNVDFYSGLIYKKLGIPSNLFTTIFAIARVPGWLAHWKEQLSDNRLFRPTQMYTGLHDVTYIPIHER
- the rplU gene encoding 50S ribosomal protein L21, whose amino-acid sequence is MSYAIIETGGKQYRVEVGRFYDVELLSAEPDSKLTIDKVLLANLDGDISIGQPLVDNATVEVTVLRHFKAKKVIVYKMRPKKKTRRKNGHRQPQTRIMVEAINLSGKAA
- a CDS encoding glycosyltransferase family 2 protein, with protein sequence MKTTCLINNFNYKDYVCEAIDSALAQTHPFDEIIIVDDTSTDGSNLILQEQYAQNPHVKIIIHPHNQGQLAAVTTGFLQSTGDIIFFLDADDFYHPQYLEIALNIYRENPNCGFLYCQMGIFSKGKENYQAPTEVQISQYQNYLNDRGYSIILAMEMQRFVGSPSSGNSMQRKYLSDMLPCTCIGNYRIWADTYFVIASSILGAHKFLINLPLVAYRVHDKNIFYSNSITRDRFKVYQDQLATVQFITFLSQKMNYNRLLLARNAPYEFKTIDSPNWDLFFDYLKIMLRTPASVPFTPNGRLSKLHGFAVMLKHILSFQKSSKR
- a CDS encoding photosystem I assembly protein Ycf3, which codes for MPRSQRNDNFVDQTFTVIADTILKLFPASQKEKEAFAYYRDGMSAQGDGEYAEALSNYEEALKLEENAYDRSYIYYNMGLIHASNGEHDKALEYYAEAIDLNPRMPQALNNVAVIYHHKGENAQDEEQAEEYFNIAAEHWVRAIRLAPNNYIEAQNWLKTTGRADINLFF
- the gatC gene encoding Asp-tRNA(Asn)/Glu-tRNA(Gln) amidotransferase subunit GatC, with the protein product MIDREQVRHVAHLGRLQLTEAEEISFTKQLDSILDYFQQLNELDPLLEGVEPTTRAVNTVNVTRPDILQPFTEREILLDCAPDRDEDFFRVPQIMG